A single genomic interval of Juglans regia cultivar Chandler chromosome 1, Walnut 2.0, whole genome shotgun sequence harbors:
- the LOC118348734 gene encoding uncharacterized protein LOC118348734 — MSPYRLVYGKACHLPIELEHGVYWAIKQCNFNIDEAGCVRKLQLSKLDELRMDAYNNSKLSKERTKNFHDKHIQRKTFELDQQVLLYNSRLHLFPGKLRFRWSGPYVVQTVFPRGSIEIMNPLNGNIFKVNGQRLKPFISNFAPEESTIHLLDSN, encoded by the coding sequence ATGTCTCCATATAGACTAGTGTATGGTAAGGCTTGCCATTTGCCTATAGAGCTGGAACATGGAGTATATTGGGCCATTAAGCAATGTAATTTCAATATTGATGAAGCTGGTTGTGTGAGAAAATTGCAGCTATCTAAGTTGGATGAGTTGAGGATGGATGCCTACAACAACTCTAAGTTGTCCAAAGAAAGAACCAAGAACTTCCATGACAAACACATCCAACGTAAGACTTTTGAGCTTGATCAACAAGTGTTATTGTACAATTCCCGGTTACACTTGTTCCCTGGTAAGTTAAGGTTTAGGTGGAGTGGACCTTATGTGGTACAAACTGTTTTTCCTCGTGGTTCTATAGAGATAATGAATCCTCTCAATGGTAACATTTTTAAGGTTAATGGTCAAAGGCTCAAGCCTTTTATTTCTAACTTTGCACCTGAGGAATCTACTATACATTTGCTTGATTCTAATTAA